The Apodemus sylvaticus chromosome 17, mApoSyl1.1, whole genome shotgun sequence genome contains a region encoding:
- the Rhebl1 gene encoding GTPase RhebL1 has product MPLVRYRKVAILGYRSVGKTSLAHQFVEGEFLEGYDPTVENTYSKTVTLGKDEFHLHLVDTAGQDEYSILPYSLIIGVHGYVLVYSVTSLRSFQVVKNLYQKLHEGHGKTRLPVLLVGNKADLSPEREVQAVEGKKLAESWGATFMESSARDNQLTQDIFIKVIQEIARVENSYGRPDRRCYLM; this is encoded by the exons ATGCCGCTGGTGCGCTACAGGAAGGTGGCCATCCTGGGGTACCGCTCCGTAG GGAAGACATCTTTGGCACATCAATTTGTGGAAGGCGAGTTCCTGGAAGGCTACGATCCTACAGTGGAGAATA cttACAGCAAGACAGTGACTCTTGGCAAAGATGAGTTTCACCTACATCTAGTGGACACAGCAGGGCAG GATGAGTACAGCATTCTGCCCTACTCGCTCATCATCGGGGTCCATGGCTACGTGCTCGTGTACTCGGTCACTTCTCTGCGCAG CTTCCAAGTCGTTAAGAACCTGTATCAAAAACTACACGAAGGCCATGGTAAGACTCG GCTGCCCGTGCTGCTTGTGGGGAACAAGGCAGATCTATCTCCAGAGAG GGAGGTGCAGGCAGTTGAAGGGAAGAAGCTGGCAGAGTCCTGGGGTGCAACGTTTATGGAATCATCTGCTCGGGATAATCAG CTAACTCAAGACATCTTCATCAAAGTCATCCAGGAGATTGCCCGTGTAGAGAACTCTTACGGCCGGCCGGACCGCCGATGCTACCTTATGTGA